From one Anopheles cruzii chromosome 3, idAnoCruzAS_RS32_06, whole genome shotgun sequence genomic stretch:
- the LOC128270395 gene encoding putative glutathione-specific gamma-glutamylcyclotransferase 2, translating into MEYDSDQEDIWVFAFGSLLWKADLVLPYLEKQKGFVKGFQRRFFRNSVLHRGTPENPGRVVTLIYSENPESKVYGVGYRIAAKDKQQVLEMLRCRETVGYERYRVEFYNYPSDSQQHNDPQPIQLFAKAQSTFVGKDDTLETIVEQILGAVGESGTNTAYVYRLADTMRQLFPGEQDDHLFDLEKLLLSRDPKMKECTKQ; encoded by the exons ATGGAATACGATTCTGACCAGGAGGACATTTGGGTATTTGCATTCGGTTCGTTGTTGTGGAAAGCCGACCTTGTACTGCCGTACTTGGAAAAACAGAAAGGTTTTGTAAAAGGGTTTCAGCGAAGGTTCTTTCGGAACAGCGTACTTCATCGTGGAACCCCAGAGAAT CCCGGACGTGTTGTTACTTTGATTTACTCCGAAAACCCAGAATCTAAAGTGTACGGTGTGGGCTATCGGATCGCGGCCAAAGATAAGCAGCAGGTACTGGAAATGCTAAGATGCCGTGAAACGGTCGGCTACGAACGCTACCGTGTGGAATTTTATAATTATCCTTCGGATTCGCAACAACACAACGATCCGCAGCCCATTCAGCTGTTTGCGAAGGCCCAATCTACTTTTGTTGGTAAGGACGATACACTGGAAACGATTGTTGAGCAGATTCTTGGAGCCGTCGGGGAGAGTGGAACGAATACCGCGTATGTCTACAGGCTGGCCGATACGATGCGTCAACTGTTTCCAGGCGAACAGGACGACCATTTGTTCGATCTGGAAAAACTGCTTTTGAGTCGTGATCCGAAGATGAAGGAATGCACCAAACAGTAA
- the LOC128272688 gene encoding putative glutathione-specific gamma-glutamylcyclotransferase 2: MEENTDQDIWIFGYGSLVWKADFPFVEKRTGFIKGFLRRFFQNSTDHRGTSDKPGRVVTLIHSENPEAKVCGMGYRIAAKDKQHVLKHLDHREKNGYERYQVEFYPYPLDQNQLNEPQSILLYVATHENPSFAGQQDTLETIAQQILGSSGQSGRNPEYVYRLADAMRQLYPGERDDHLFDLERLLLERDPMMLESEKLKEIEVNRSELSKEG, encoded by the exons ATGGAAGAGAACACGGACCAGGACATCTGGATCTTTGGATATGGGTCACTGGTGTGGAAAGCAGATTTTCCcttcgtggaaaaacgaacaGGTTTCATAAAAGGATTTCTGCGGCGGTTCTTTCAGAATAGTACTGATCACCGGGGTACATCTGACAAA CCCGGGCGAGTTGTTACTTTGATTCATTCGGAAAACCCGGAAGCAAAAGTGTGCGGTATGGGTTACCGGATCGCGGCGAAGGATAAGCAACACGTACTGAAACATCTTGATCaccgggaaaaaaatggatacGAACGCTATCAGGTTGAGTTTTATCCGTACCCCTTGGATCAAAATCAGCTGAACGAGCCGCAATCCATTTTGCTGTACGTAGCGACGCACGAAAACCCATCTTTTGCCGGTCAGCAGGATACACTGGAAACGATCGCCCAGCAAATCCTAGGATCTTCCGGGCAGAGTGGAAGGAATCCCGAGTACGTCTACAGACTGGCCGATGCGATGCGTCAGCTGTATCCGGGCGAACGGGACGATCATTTATTTGATCTGGAACGTTTGCTTTTGGAGCGCGATCCGATGATGTTAGAGAGCGAAAAGTTGAAGGAAATCGAGGTAAATCGATCGGAACTCAGCAAGGAAGGATAA